The region aacaaaaacaaactgtagagacctttcgagttaaaaaaataagttagggaccaaacctgcaaattaccccaaaccatagggaccattcgtgtaatttactcaacaaATTAATATAGAGTAAAGAAAATAAACATTGAGTACCTCCCATCCATACAACTTATGAAGATTAGCCAACGCACGTGAACAACAAGCTCTAATATCATCCGAACAATCATTGAACCACTGATATATGAAATTAGAAAGCAGAAAGTTTATAATTATcataaggaaaaaaaaaattaaaattaaacataAAGGTGAAGTAAGAAGTAAGAACCTCATTAGATTTAGCCATCCTGATACTAGACATATTAGAAAGATTCAGCTTTGGTAAATTCAATCTAGgctgtattaaaaaaaaaaaaaaaaaaaaaaaaagaaaaaaaaaagtttatgagTCCACTATGTCTAGAATAAATGTTCTGCTTAATGTGCTTATCGATTCTTTTTGTTGCTTAAATTCAAAGTATAGAAAAACAACTGATAAGCACATTAAGGAGACTCTGACATAATGGTGATATAGGATGAGTTAAGTACAATTTTTGGTTTGTGTGATTCAGCTGGACCACTGATGGCTGCATAACTGAAAATATATAACAAAGTggaaagttgtaaaaaaaaaaaaaaaaaattatagaagtCTAACAGAGTGAAAAACATTTTAGAAATGAAGAACACTAACACAATAAGAGAATCCTCAACTGTTCCTGCTAATATGCCAACCATTCCAACTGTCCAATTCAAGGGTAGAAccctaaaaaaaaaaaagatagaaaaGAAAATAACTCAGTATTCTTGATGAATATCATGTATATAAGGTTACAAAAAGTTTACTGACCCTGTGTGTGGTATGCGCCCAAAAGACGGTTTTAACCCAATAACACCACAAAGAGCAGCAGGCATTCTCACAGATCCTAGacaaataatgaaaattaaaaaccaaaacttggtttgtttctttttattttctattaggTAAAGTGGTTGAATGGGTAATGATGTATGTCTGAAAAAAGTGTTGTATACGTAAGTTATTTTCCTTTTCTAGACCGAATAAACCGTGTAAGTGACCGTTTTACCCTTACATTCGAAAAAACAAATTGCAACATATTAATCGATTTTCAATTTTAGAAGAAGAGTAGTTGGGAGGAAATAAGAAGGTTTTTTTGGATTAATTCATTAAGTCATTTTGTCtagattaagtaaaaaagaaacgaTTATGTATAGTTGTTTGGATTAAGTGCTAAACCGATTAAGACTAGTTTGTTAGTAACTTTACCTCCCCCATCAACACCGAGGGCTACTGGGCACAACCCTGCACATACAACTGCAGCAGATCCGCTAGATGAACCACCTGAGATCCGTTTGGGATCATATGGATTTCGTGAAGTCCtacattaaaaattaaaaatatatgagTCTATGAGTGTCCAAGAAGGACAAGACAAGACATGACATGACAGAACAGACTGTACTGCATTTGTTGTACATTGGACTGGACCAGGAGTGTCCAACAAGGACAAGACATGACATGACAGAACAGATTGTACTGCGTTTGGCATGCATTGGACTAGACCAGGAATGATGTCAATCagacaaaaatttcaattttttgttCCACTAAAAAAGGTTGAAAAAGGTGGGACATGGACTTGCTCTCGATCTCTCATCTGTGCAAaagacatgaataccctcctcataAAAAATAGCCCTGGCCAAGGATATAAATGgaaatgcaatttttttttgtttacccGTAATGAGGATTTATCCCACTGGTTCCTGCACCAAGCTCGTGCATATTTGTTTTTCCAACAAGTATGGCACCACATGCACGCAACCTCTGAACACAACAAGCATCTTCTTTACAAGGCCTTACTTTATGCAGCCACTTTGAACCTCCTACAACAAACAATTGTAAGTAATGCAACTCAAAACATAAAGAAATAAATCTACCCTTTATTAAAAGACCACTATATCCTTGatcaactttatatatatatatatatatatatatatatatatatatatatatatatatatatatattaacacatAAGTCTTCATTGAACCTTTTTCAAGAGACATCCTCAACCATATAGCAACTTACATGCATTTCTTTACCGATAATAGtaaatgtaaataatgttattatcactatattatatatatatatatatatatatatatatatatatatatatatatatatatatatatatatataagtatgttGCTTTTATAGGTAAAAAGTAATGTATATTCtccagaatatatatatatatatatatatatatatatatatatatatatatatatatatatatatatattagcaagAGATAAATTACCTGTAGTTGGATAAGGCATGCAATCTATTTCATCCTTGACTGCAATAGGTACTCCATCTAGAACAGAAATCGCTTCACCTACATACATAAACAGCGAATATCTAAATTCCCTGATTGAAAGTGATTTTAAGATAAGGTTAAATTACGTAATTGCCCATagtacatacctctttgataaCGTAGAGTTGACTCAGTAGCTTGCCTTAGAATATCATGAGTATCATAACTAATGAAGAATGACATATCCATTTCTGGACCAGAAGATTGCATGATTGCTGATATTAATCGCTCTGCAACCTGAAAAAAAAATGATGATTAATGGCATAGACTAAACAAGCTTTTCGGGGCTATTTTCAATGATGAAGATAAGaagggcattcatgtcttttaTGAAAATGAAAGATAAGAATGATGCCCTTTCCACCTAAATCCACCAATTTGGGTACAATTTTTTTTGTCCCATTGACTTTAGTcacaaatatgttgggtacaCTTTTTGTTCTATTGACTTTAGTTACAAATATAACATGTTACACCTTTTTGGGTACAATTTTTGTCCTATTGACTTTAATCACACGAATCTGACCTTTTACATGTTTTTGAGTATAACTTTTTGTCCAATGACTTTACTCACAAATATAATATAACCTTTACTCATTTTTTGGTACAATTTGTTGTATCATGATTGACTTCACTCACAAATCTTACCTGTTATATCTTTTTGGTATAATTTTGTGTACTTTAGTCACAAATCTAACCTATAAAACCTTTTTGgattaaaaaaagaaattgtCTCCTTACTTTAGTAAAAAAAATGATATGTTACACCTTTTTTGGTACTTTAGGTGATTGAGAGTTGAGACTAACAAGGCCAATTTTGATATTGAAGATAAGAAAGGCATTCACGCTATATTTTTCTCCTATGATTGGGACTAAAAAGCTTTCTAGGGGTATAActgtctttttcacaaataacagAAGTCGCTCCTATCTTGTTCCTTATGAAAATGTTGACATACCATAAGAGGAGTTATTTGTCGTGATGTGTAAGCTCTAGAATAATCCAAAATCGTCCATCTTCGAAAACTGAAGTTTGAATCTTCAAGAATAGAAGAATCTGAAGACTGTAAACAATCAACAGCATGTTGAACTTGTTCTGATGCTGACAAACCACGATTTAGAcattcaatttcttcttcttgttcttcaaattctgaattaaataaattataaatattgtattatgatttatgatatgATTCAGAGCGATGTTAATTTAATGAAACTGAAACTGACCTTCATAAGGGTGCAAAGGAACGTATAGAGGTGATTCTTCCAACACCGCATATGAAACTAACTGcacgaaaaaaaaaaacaaggtaCTAATTTAATTTAAGAATTAAGAAATATATGgtactttattttttttgttttgttattattgtaattattattttattatctcTTATTACATTCTAAAATGAACTGTCTTTATTAGATTTGATCATTTTTGAAGTCATTAATGTAAAACTCACCCCAGTCTTTATGACCCAAtctgaaatttaaattatttgtgtttgtattttgttttaacttttaactatgagtgatatttttattttgttttataatttttgCAATTTAAATTGATCAACCTAAATCCAACTTTATTtaataagttgttttgaaaaacAAAGATAAACAGGTTAATTTGCCTACCTAAGCAAAAGAGTAACTTTTAGTACATAAAGATTATTCGATTTACTTTGGATGATATTAAAGTTATGGTTGACGTACTAGCTGAAAAGTTAGTTGTTAGTTGAAaaactagctgttaaataaaaagctaatTGATAACTGAAAAGTTAGCTGATAAAAAACGAAGCTTGGTAAAACTAGTTGAAagatataaaatgacattttaaatgaatgtgtttttataattaatttggtggtatttttgaaaaattttaaaaaaactctCAAAAAGCTAGTAtaagtagctttttaaaaaacTAGCTTATTAGTTACTTTTTGGTTTGTCAAACACTACAAcataaaaaaaaaccttaaaaaataAACTAGTTTATCAGCTAGCTGTGACATACTAAACATAGactaagaattaaaaaaaaaaaaaaaaaaaaaaaaaaaaaaaaagaaacataatAGTAGTTGATTCTTCATTACAAAGAAATATTgaattatttgaataataataataataatagtctaaAGACCTATATACTTAACGCTATCTTTAACAATTACCTATTTTCTTATATAATATCACTTATTTACTAGCATATATTCAATGTTTAGAAAATGTTGAGTTGAACTAACTAAATTCAAAGGTCTATTAATGTCACTTATATCTTAGCAAACTTATTTTAATATGGTTTAATGACACTGTGACTCTATAACTCTGAGTATATGATATGATTGATAGTATGATAGCTGTTTATTCCACAATGTGGATGATTATTTGAAGATCCAATAATAAATAAACTGGTCCACAAAATTACCATTACTAAAGTTGGTCCCACTACTCCATACTCAATACTCCATACTCTCAAATCTCATCCCACCTAAAAGTCTTAAAGTTTCAAGGaaaaatattcaaattcaaaGTCTTAACTTTaactcattatatatatatatatatatatatatatatatatatatatatatatatatatatatatatatatatatatatatatatatatatatatatatatatattacattcaATTTGAGATTGCATTTGGTGCATACGTAAAAGATCATCCAAAAATTTGAACTTGACAAAGTTAAAGTTTTACCAACCAAGCGATTACGTGGTTGACTATTTTATGTATTATTATAAATGTTTATTTTTCATGTATTATTCTAAGTGTTTCTTCATGACATAAATTGTTGTCGACATCTAAACTTTTGAATTACAAAATGTATTAATTTGAATATTTCGTGATGATGTAAGTTGAATATTTCATACCAGTtaacatattttaatttttagtttaATGGAAAATTTGGATGTTTAAAAGGTATTATATACGTTTAAAGACATAAATTTTGAATATTCACTACATGAAATTGTTATATGTAAGGACTATTTCTATGCTCCTTTGAATTGCAATACTAATAAGATATCAATTCATGTCTTAAAACACATtagtgtttaaaaaaaaaaaaaaaaaaatagacatAGTTAAACACTACTACCTAACTTAAAGAATCACATATTTACACTGATTTGTTTTGTTTAATTATTTCCTAAGTTTAGAGGAGTGAAAAAATAGTGACGTGACATTTATGTAACTGAATGAAATGAGTTAGTTAGCCTAATTAAAAAGGTTCAATTATTAATCAAGTAAACAAATATTTAACTTTGTCAAAATAAATATAACTTTGAATTTTTGAACTTgtgaaatataaattaattaccTACCTTAATTAATTACTTTTTACAATAAATTTGTAGTAAgtattgtaaaaaaaattaattttatgaaGAAAAAATCACAAGTTAATCTTTACAAATTATGTTAATTTCTTCTTTATCAATTAAATGTACCTTCAATTATAAGAAAAAACGATATTATATGTAACATTTCAAGCGTATAATTGTTTTAAGGTTAAATATAGGTCAAATTAGGTATAccttcaaaattttctaaatacTTAGAAGTTGAATTTATTCAGTATAATATATAGTATACTATATAAGAAggtaaaattattaaaattaaaaccaattatatata is a window of Lactuca sativa cultivar Salinas chromosome 1, Lsat_Salinas_v11, whole genome shotgun sequence DNA encoding:
- the LOC111879308 gene encoding fatty acid amide hydrolase, translated to MGILKDNGVVYEPINEVDLSPNSDQLYLHSDVKAPRMAGFLAKVFVWFLEMKIIGKILLYFLKKNNRIQKLVSYAVLEESPLYVPLHPYEEFEEQEEEIECLNRGLSASEQVQHAVDCLQSSDSSILEDSNFSFRRWTILDYSRAYTSRQITPLMVAERLISAIMQSSGPEMDMSFFISYDTHDILRQATESTLRYQRGEAISVLDGVPIAVKDEIDCMPYPTTGGSKWLHKVRPCKEDACCVQRLRACGAILVGKTNMHELGAGTSGINPHYGTSRNPYDPKRISGGSSSGSAAVVCAGLCPVALGVDGGGSVRMPAALCGVIGLKPSFGRIPHTGVLPLNWTVGMVGILAGTVEDSLIVYAAISGPAESHKPKIPRLNLPKLNLSNMSSIRMAKSNEWFNDCSDDIRACCSRALANLHKLYGWETIEVTLPDIEVMRLAHYVTIGSECTASIAHHLEKMGKSESGWDVRVALSIYASFNSRDYLNAQRIRNRQMRFHEKIFSMADVIVSPMVGVTAYEIKDDVRDTGELDYVNGAALVRYSIAGNFLGLPAVTVPVGYDRLGLPIGIQFIGKPWSEAKLIQIAYAMEALCKAEYKKPHVFYDILAPS